Proteins encoded together in one Planctomyces sp. SH-PL14 window:
- a CDS encoding phytanoyl-CoA dioxygenase family protein, with amino-acid sequence MDDVKTTGWTLLPGCFSADAMAAWAGRLGESFSGDPSRGIREREGGVYAARNIIEIAPWIRDAWRAPPLVESVLSVLGPRAGLVRGLFFDKPPNQSWALPWHKDLLITVEPVDSVPTGYSTPRLRAGVWHTEPPVEVLEAMLTLRIHLDAVTVDNGPLEVLTGSHVSGKTVDPGAFRAETILCGAGDVLAMRPLLVHSSGRSREGTDQHRRIVHLEFASEAVLPGGVRWNLFEPVRAEADPLRS; translated from the coding sequence GTGGATGATGTGAAGACAACGGGATGGACGCTTCTGCCCGGATGCTTCTCCGCGGACGCGATGGCAGCGTGGGCGGGGCGTCTTGGCGAGAGCTTCTCAGGAGATCCTTCGCGGGGCATTCGCGAACGGGAGGGGGGCGTTTATGCCGCCCGCAACATCATCGAGATCGCTCCCTGGATCCGTGACGCCTGGCGGGCGCCGCCGCTTGTGGAGTCTGTCCTGTCGGTGCTTGGACCGCGGGCGGGACTGGTGCGGGGCCTGTTCTTTGACAAGCCTCCCAACCAGAGCTGGGCCCTCCCCTGGCACAAGGACCTGCTCATCACGGTCGAGCCGGTCGATTCGGTTCCGACGGGCTATTCGACGCCGCGGCTTCGCGCGGGTGTCTGGCACACGGAGCCGCCCGTCGAGGTGCTGGAGGCGATGCTGACGCTCCGGATTCATCTCGATGCCGTGACGGTCGACAACGGCCCGCTCGAAGTCCTGACCGGCTCCCACGTCAGCGGCAAGACGGTCGACCCGGGAGCGTTCCGCGCCGAGACGATCCTGTGCGGCGCGGGAGACGTCCTGGCGATGCGGCCGCTGCTCGTCCATTCCAGCGGCCGGTCTCGCGAGGGGACCGACCAGCATCGCCGGATCGTCCACCTGGAGTTCGCCTCGGAGGCGGTGCTGCCGGGAGGCGTCCGCTGGAACCTGTTCGAGCCGGTCCGCGCGGAGGCGGATCCGCTTCGATCGTGA
- a CDS encoding RNA polymerase sigma factor: MQTTSLTLLHRLRASDEPEAWNRFVRLYSMGIYSWVRGQGLRHDDAADIVQDVFVTLMQKLPQFHHEGARSFRGWLWAITRNKCREWARRRKPVVVPADSLEQFEGQDDEPFWENDFRRHLIAQIASIIEPDYPPDVWRAFWKHAVEGKPASQVAAELRINLWSVYTAKARIVSRIQEEFGDLIAD, translated from the coding sequence ATGCAAACAACGTCGCTGACATTGCTGCATCGCTTGCGCGCGTCCGACGAACCCGAGGCATGGAATCGGTTCGTGCGCCTCTATTCCATGGGCATCTACTCCTGGGTCCGCGGCCAGGGCCTCCGGCATGACGACGCGGCGGACATCGTCCAGGACGTGTTCGTCACCCTCATGCAGAAGCTCCCCCAGTTCCATCATGAGGGAGCCCGCAGCTTCCGCGGGTGGCTCTGGGCCATCACCCGCAACAAGTGCCGCGAATGGGCCCGCCGCCGCAAACCGGTCGTCGTCCCCGCGGACTCGCTCGAGCAGTTCGAAGGGCAGGACGACGAGCCGTTCTGGGAGAACGATTTCCGTCGGCACCTGATCGCCCAGATCGCTTCCATCATCGAGCCCGACTACCCCCCCGACGTCTGGCGGGCCTTCTGGAAGCACGCCGTCGAAGGCAAGCCCGCGTCGCAGGTCGCTGCCGAGCTGCGGATCAACCTGTGGTCCGTCTACACCGCCAAGGCCCGAATCGTCAGCCGCATCCAAGAGGAGTTCGGAGATCTTATCGCCGACTGA